Proteins encoded by one window of Halorussus salinus:
- a CDS encoding class I SAM-dependent methyltransferase: MARTAFHHAYYVYKRTGIRELFRQALIEAENFFGRHLSLSHQKLYQRSVNELHRRMESEDDIKDAIETAFSYRGYGVFRSIEPFQQSGELRELLDSLQREDIDSVLEIGTARGGSLYLWCRTLEQSNTFLSVDLPGGEFGGGYSEHRIDLFREFVDDANMQFIRRNSHDPETVRMVEDATPENGIDLLFIDGDHTYEGVKKDFYSYSALLDDNGIVVLHDILGNPHDPDVEVDQFWQELRQEYKTEEIVESPEQDWGGLGVVYV, encoded by the coding sequence ATGGCACGGACAGCATTCCACCACGCTTACTACGTCTACAAGCGGACGGGAATAAGAGAGTTATTTCGCCAAGCCCTGATCGAAGCAGAAAACTTCTTCGGGAGACACCTATCTCTGTCGCATCAGAAACTCTACCAGCGGTCAGTGAACGAACTACACCGCCGAATGGAGAGCGAAGACGACATCAAAGACGCAATCGAGACGGCGTTTAGCTACAGAGGATACGGAGTATTTCGCTCTATCGAACCGTTTCAACAGTCCGGTGAACTCCGGGAACTGCTTGATAGCTTACAGCGAGAGGACATCGACTCGGTCCTCGAAATCGGCACCGCCCGTGGTGGCTCGTTATATCTCTGGTGTCGGACCCTAGAACAGTCCAATACGTTCCTTAGTGTCGATTTGCCCGGTGGTGAGTTCGGCGGAGGATACTCGGAGCACCGTATCGACCTTTTTCGTGAATTTGTGGACGACGCGAACATGCAGTTCATCCGACGGAACTCTCACGACCCGGAAACAGTACGAATGGTCGAAGATGCGACCCCCGAAAACGGTATCGACCTCTTGTTTATCGACGGTGACCACACGTACGAAGGAGTGAAAAAAGACTTCTATAGCTATTCGGCGCTTCTTGACGACAATGGTATCGTCGTCTTACACGATATTTTGGGGAATCCACACGACCCGGACGTAGAGGTAGACCAGTTCTGGCAGGAATTAAGGCAAGAATACAAAACCGAAGAAATCGTCGAATCTCCCGAACAGGACTGGGGCGGACTTGGAGTGGTCTATGTTTGA
- a CDS encoding UbiA prenyltransferase family protein, translating to MFEDSVDSNKRRVIDTVSGLIRSMRPPQWYKQGVMLIGIVFAKQLSDPVAWRGLVLGIISMTILASATYIFNDIFDRKGDRAHPQKCHRPIASGQVSIALAASFALVLVSISLLIASLLDTVFLAIIIVYLVQNWLYSFALKEIAFVDVLVVAFGFVLRAVAGVVVIDQVVSPWLLVCTFLLALVLAFGKRRHEIHAMDEPSETRKVLSVYTKDELDQLLVMVTSSLLLSYSVYVVLHADPVLMLSLPMAFFGGFRYHHLVRTTAIGSQPKYLVTDRQSVLNLVLWTSSVLLALYTPIGEHYVFM from the coding sequence ATGTTTGAAGATTCAGTCGATTCCAATAAGCGGCGAGTAATCGACACGGTATCGGGACTGATCCGTTCGATGCGTCCGCCCCAGTGGTACAAACAGGGAGTGATGTTGATTGGTATCGTCTTTGCAAAACAACTCTCGGACCCCGTTGCTTGGAGGGGCCTCGTCCTAGGCATCATCTCGATGACAATTTTGGCGAGTGCGACGTACATTTTCAACGATATCTTTGACCGAAAAGGAGACCGCGCTCATCCCCAGAAGTGCCATCGTCCGATAGCGAGCGGCCAAGTCAGTATCGCGCTTGCCGCCAGCTTCGCTCTCGTTTTAGTATCGATATCGCTACTAATCGCGTCGCTGTTAGATACAGTGTTTCTAGCAATAATAATTGTCTATCTCGTCCAAAATTGGCTCTACTCGTTTGCTCTGAAGGAGATAGCTTTCGTTGATGTTCTCGTAGTCGCCTTCGGGTTTGTGCTTCGCGCAGTTGCTGGTGTCGTCGTTATCGACCAAGTCGTAAGCCCGTGGTTGCTAGTCTGTACGTTCTTGCTCGCGCTGGTTCTCGCATTCGGAAAACGTCGTCATGAGATTCACGCGATGGATGAACCGAGTGAAACGCGGAAAGTACTCTCAGTGTATACGAAAGACGAGTTAGACCAACTTCTCGTAATGGTCACATCGTCGCTATTGCTATCCTACTCTGTCTACGTCGTGCTACATGCGGATCCAGTACTAATGCTATCGCTTCCAATGGCCTTCTTTGGGGGGTTCCGGTATCACCACCTCGTTCGAACGACGGCAATCGGTAGTCAACCAAAATATCTTGTTACAGACCGACAATCTGTGTTGAATCTCGTTCTCTGGACTTCTAGCGTCCTTCTAGCGCTGTACACCCCGATTGGCGAACACTACGTATTTATGTAG
- a CDS encoding PHP domain-containing protein has product MKQYDLHIHTNASPCSGATPASIVEAAVERNLDGIAITDHDTQTNVEAVQRIAPDHLMVIPGVEVTTTEGHLLALYVDEAPPQAEPQTVVDFVHELGGVAVLAHPFDELRQTYDSDLTTLAAAVDGIEVRNSRCLFERYNRRAESFATTHDLTAIAGSDAHFPWEIGRATTECKTSLRAALKNDSCTVRGRGRYLTGHVATKVEQFRSYRFNRLS; this is encoded by the coding sequence ATGAAGCAATACGACCTCCATATACACACGAACGCGTCGCCCTGCTCGGGAGCGACGCCAGCGAGCATCGTCGAAGCCGCAGTTGAAAGAAACCTCGACGGAATCGCAATTACGGACCACGACACCCAAACTAACGTCGAAGCAGTGCAACGTATCGCACCGGACCACCTGATGGTCATCCCTGGTGTCGAAGTAACGACGACAGAGGGACACTTGCTTGCGCTATACGTGGACGAGGCGCCGCCCCAAGCCGAACCACAGACCGTCGTCGACTTCGTTCATGAACTCGGTGGTGTCGCAGTGCTGGCCCACCCCTTCGACGAGTTGCGACAAACGTACGACAGCGATTTGACGACGTTGGCCGCTGCCGTCGATGGTATCGAAGTTCGTAATTCGCGATGTCTCTTCGAGCGGTACAATCGGCGCGCAGAATCTTTCGCAACGACCCACGACTTGACAGCCATCGCGGGTAGCGATGCGCACTTTCCGTGGGAAATCGGACGTGCGACGACAGAGTGTAAGACATCACTCCGGGCCGCACTGAAAAATGATTCGTGCACCGTTCGAGGCCGTGGAAGGTATCTCACCGGTCACGTAGCCACGAAGGTGGAGCAATTTCGCTCGTATCGATTCAACCGTCTCTCCTAA